One stretch of Saccharopolyspora erythraea DNA includes these proteins:
- a CDS encoding sensor histidine kinase — protein MRRPRLGLRMRIVVAVMVVTTTATVAMASAAYRLQATGTTDRFNAAASAGFLSDVSQAQARYRTAAEPKDRIGTVADYMIGRKGLHWSVVDFMPTADGPEPGPVWLLEGPDYYYGPQLRPAHMHASSLRFEGFPEPAFVATTTSWVNRTAGLVARARTGGTTTETVPVEGGGQLLAFASRVGPDLVLVEFYDMQPLHNELSQLRNALAVVALGVSALGVVLALLAAASVQRPVRKVAAAAHRIGEGAFDTRLPVRGRDEIAELTSSFNTMAQRLGDSIEELRVKDRQQQRFVADVAHDLRTPTASLVAAADSLEHPDPESRSRAVALVTTQARRLARLVDDLLEISRFDSGAAELRPEAVDLRELAREAIELVTCDADVRLDATADATLVGDPRRLHTIVCNLLANAVHHGAEPIAVAIDGTDPGQVVLRVADSGPGVPEELTRILFDRFVRGDRARSATEGSGLGMAIAQQNALVHGGRIAVHNDGGAVFTLTLPRGRSVTGSDPPDPSTA, from the coding sequence GTGAGGCGTCCGCGCCTCGGGCTGCGGATGCGGATCGTCGTCGCCGTCATGGTGGTCACCACCACGGCGACGGTCGCGATGGCGTCCGCCGCCTACCGGCTCCAGGCCACGGGCACGACCGACCGGTTCAACGCGGCCGCGAGCGCCGGGTTCCTGTCGGACGTCAGCCAGGCGCAGGCCAGGTACCGCACGGCCGCCGAGCCGAAGGACCGGATCGGGACGGTCGCCGACTACATGATCGGCCGCAAGGGCCTGCACTGGTCGGTCGTCGACTTCATGCCCACCGCCGACGGGCCGGAGCCGGGACCGGTGTGGCTGCTGGAAGGCCCCGACTACTACTACGGTCCGCAGCTCAGGCCAGCGCACATGCACGCTTCGTCGTTGCGGTTCGAGGGTTTCCCCGAACCGGCGTTCGTCGCCACCACCACGTCGTGGGTGAACCGCACCGCCGGCCTGGTGGCGCGCGCCCGCACCGGGGGCACGACCACCGAGACGGTGCCGGTGGAGGGCGGTGGGCAGCTGCTCGCCTTCGCTTCGCGGGTCGGTCCCGATCTGGTGCTCGTGGAGTTCTACGACATGCAGCCGCTGCACAACGAGCTGTCGCAGCTGCGCAACGCGCTCGCTGTGGTGGCGCTCGGGGTTTCGGCGCTCGGCGTGGTGCTGGCGCTGCTGGCGGCGGCGAGCGTGCAGCGGCCGGTCCGCAAGGTCGCCGCCGCCGCGCACCGGATCGGCGAAGGCGCCTTCGACACCCGGCTCCCGGTGCGGGGCAGGGACGAGATCGCCGAGCTCACCAGCTCGTTCAACACGATGGCGCAGCGGCTCGGCGACTCGATCGAGGAGCTGCGGGTCAAGGATCGCCAGCAGCAGCGGTTCGTCGCCGACGTCGCCCACGACCTGCGCACCCCGACCGCCTCGCTGGTCGCGGCGGCCGACAGCCTGGAGCACCCGGACCCGGAGTCCCGTTCCCGGGCGGTCGCGCTGGTCACCACGCAGGCCCGCCGGCTGGCACGGCTGGTGGACGACCTGCTGGAGATCTCCCGCTTCGACTCCGGTGCCGCCGAGCTGCGCCCGGAGGCCGTCGACCTGCGGGAGCTGGCGCGCGAGGCGATCGAACTGGTCACGTGCGACGCCGACGTGCGGCTGGACGCCACGGCGGACGCCACACTCGTCGGTGACCCGCGCAGGCTGCACACGATCGTCTGCAACCTGCTGGCCAACGCCGTGCACCACGGTGCGGAGCCGATCGCGGTGGCGATCGACGGCACCGATCCCGGGCAGGTCGTCCTGCGCGTCGCCGACTCGGGTCCGGGCGTGCCGGAGGAGCTGACGCGGATCCTGTTCGACCGCTTCGTGCGGGGCGACCGGGCGCGCAGCGCCACCGAGGGCAGCGGCCTGGGCATGGCCATCGCCCAGCAGAACGCCCTCGTGCACGGTGGGCGGATAGCCGTGCACAACGACGGCGGCGCCGTCTTCACCCTCACCCTGCCGCGCGGCCGGTCGGTCACCGGATCGGACCCGCCCGACCCGTCGACCGCGTAG
- a CDS encoding response regulator transcription factor: MSRVLLVEDDNALAEALALALGGLGHDVRVAASGEQALGLMSDDAATDVVLLDVMLPGIDGFEVCRRIRAASTVPLILLTARGDPVDVVVGLEHGADDYVVKPTEPRVLDARMKAVLRRSAPSSAGSRPGMRFGPLEIDPLAMTVTRNGDELQLTATELRLLLEFADHPGQVLSRQVLLKQVWDYGYVGDSRMVDAAVARLRAKIEEDPAHPVLLRTVRGLGYRWERP, translated from the coding sequence ATGTCGAGGGTTTTGCTGGTGGAGGACGACAACGCGCTGGCCGAGGCCCTGGCACTGGCGCTGGGCGGCCTCGGCCACGACGTGCGGGTCGCGGCGTCCGGCGAGCAGGCGCTGGGGCTGATGTCCGACGACGCGGCGACCGACGTCGTCCTGCTCGACGTCATGCTGCCCGGGATCGACGGTTTCGAGGTCTGCCGCCGCATCCGCGCGGCGAGCACGGTGCCGCTGATCCTGCTGACCGCCCGCGGCGACCCGGTCGACGTGGTCGTCGGCCTGGAGCACGGTGCCGACGACTACGTGGTCAAGCCCACCGAGCCGCGCGTCCTCGACGCCAGGATGAAAGCCGTGCTGCGGCGGTCGGCGCCCTCCTCCGCAGGTTCCAGGCCCGGTATGCGCTTCGGCCCGCTGGAGATCGACCCGTTGGCGATGACCGTCACCCGCAACGGCGACGAGCTCCAGCTCACCGCCACCGAGCTGCGCCTGCTGCTGGAGTTCGCCGACCACCCCGGGCAGGTGCTCAGCAGGCAGGTGCTGCTCAAACAGGTGTGGGACTACGGCTACGTCGGTGACTCCCGCATGGTCGACGCCGCGGTGGCCAGGCTCCGCGCGAAGATCGAGGAAGACCCCGCGCATCCTGTCCTGCTGCGCACCGTGCGAGGTCTCGGCTACCGGTGGGAGCGGCCGTGA
- a CDS encoding DUF397 domain-containing protein, producing MTMRPAGWRKSSRSGQESACVEVGRIGEGAAVRDTKDRAAGYFTTTAPQWSAFITGVKAGRFDR from the coding sequence ATGACGATGCGCCCCGCAGGTTGGCGGAAGTCGAGCCGGTCGGGTCAGGAGTCCGCGTGCGTCGAGGTCGGCCGGATCGGCGAAGGCGCCGCGGTCCGTGACACCAAGGACCGGGCCGCCGGGTACTTCACCACCACCGCCCCGCAATGGTCCGCCTTCATCACCGGAGTCAAAGCCGGGCGCTTCGACCGCTGA
- a CDS encoding helix-turn-helix domain-containing protein, giving the protein MGGNTGRTPKARALGAELRELRQSHGVSQRELARRVTISNASMSRYETGDRIPTPEDVASIVTALGEGGELREKLIEMARDAAQPNWLSTGASTAQNVVTALMEFERTATHIVEVAPMIVPGLLQCADYARAIMAGVPAAVRETRVAVRLGRRDILTRRRPVDFEALIAEHVLRSPIGGRDVMADQLHHLAKFAELPNVTVRVIPTASEQWSLVLEGACILFTFPKAAPIVHLENYRSSTFLYDAPAVTDYVDAVASLRRVALSPDHSMELLAECADEMERVG; this is encoded by the coding sequence ATGGGTGGAAACACCGGTAGAACTCCAAAAGCTCGCGCTCTCGGCGCGGAACTGCGCGAACTCCGGCAGTCGCACGGAGTCAGCCAACGCGAACTGGCCAGGCGGGTAACGATCTCCAATGCGTCGATGTCACGCTACGAAACCGGTGACCGGATTCCTACTCCGGAAGACGTAGCGAGCATCGTCACCGCGCTCGGAGAAGGCGGCGAACTGCGGGAGAAGCTCATCGAGATGGCCCGCGACGCCGCGCAGCCGAACTGGCTGTCCACCGGGGCGTCGACCGCGCAGAACGTCGTGACCGCGCTCATGGAGTTCGAGCGCACCGCAACGCACATCGTGGAAGTGGCACCGATGATCGTGCCGGGACTCCTCCAGTGCGCGGACTACGCACGAGCGATCATGGCCGGTGTTCCCGCAGCCGTACGGGAAACCCGGGTAGCCGTTCGATTGGGCCGCCGCGACATCCTCACTCGTCGCCGCCCGGTGGACTTCGAGGCGCTCATCGCCGAGCACGTTCTCCGTTCACCGATCGGAGGACGGGACGTCATGGCTGACCAACTGCACCACCTGGCCAAGTTCGCCGAACTCCCGAACGTCACCGTCAGAGTCATCCCCACGGCATCAGAACAGTGGAGTCTGGTGCTCGAAGGTGCGTGCATCCTGTTCACTTTCCCGAAAGCAGCACCTATCGTTCACCTGGAAAACTACAGATCAAGCACGTTCCTCTACGACGCGCCGGCCGTGACCGACTACGTCGACGCGGTGGCCTCGCTCAGGCGTGTGGCCTTGAGCCCCGACCATTCGATGGAGCTGCTGGCCGAATGTGCAGACGAGATGGAGAGAGTCGGATGA
- a CDS encoding DedA family protein gives MIEWLESIPPVAIYLAVGLIIGLESVGIPLPGEILLVSASVAASQGMVNPVLLGCIAATGAIIGDSVGYAVGKKYGRGLLTRLGRRMPKHFGPKRIAAAERAFDRWGAWAVFGGRFVALLRILAGPLAGILGMQYRKFLLANATGGIAWAGTVTTVAYLFGVVAEHWIKRFSWVALLITVVIGVAITLYVRHRTERAVEAEEAAEADGNADASPEEAAEALSGTEKA, from the coding sequence ATGATTGAGTGGCTGGAGTCGATCCCGCCCGTCGCGATCTACCTGGCGGTCGGGCTGATCATCGGGCTGGAGAGCGTGGGCATCCCGCTCCCCGGCGAGATCCTGCTCGTCTCCGCCAGTGTCGCCGCGTCGCAGGGAATGGTGAATCCGGTCCTGCTCGGCTGCATCGCCGCCACCGGGGCGATCATCGGCGACTCGGTCGGCTACGCGGTCGGCAAGAAGTACGGGCGAGGACTGCTGACCCGCCTCGGCCGCCGCATGCCCAAGCACTTCGGCCCGAAGCGGATCGCCGCCGCCGAGCGCGCGTTCGACCGCTGGGGCGCGTGGGCCGTCTTCGGCGGCCGGTTCGTCGCGCTCCTGCGCATCCTCGCCGGACCGCTGGCGGGCATCCTCGGCATGCAGTACCGCAAGTTCCTGCTGGCCAACGCCACCGGCGGCATCGCGTGGGCGGGCACCGTCACCACCGTCGCGTACCTGTTCGGCGTGGTCGCCGAGCACTGGATCAAGCGGTTCTCGTGGGTCGCGCTGCTCATCACCGTCGTGATCGGCGTGGCGATCACGCTCTACGTCCGCCACCGCACCGAGCGCGCCGTCGAGGCCGAGGAGGCCGCCGAGGCCGACGGCAACGCGGACGCATCCCCGGAAGAGGCCGCGGAGGCTCTCAGCGGGACCGAGAAGGCCTAG
- the leuA gene encoding 2-isopropylmalate synthase, whose amino-acid sequence MSIPPEPQTPISNRVRRPSRPAPADQQPWNPQLGSSMPFHRYRPFHELVEDVRLPDRTWPDNRITRAPLWCAVDLRDGNQALIDPMSPARKRRMFDLLVRMGFKEIEVGFPAASQTDFDFVREIIEDGAVPDDVRIQVLTQCRPELIERTFAALEGAAKAVVHIYNSTSILQRRVVFREEREGIKKIATMGAEMALEFAGKYPDTDFRFQYSPESYTGTELSYAAEVCDAVTEIWQPTPERPVILNLPATVEMATPNVYADSIEWMHRNLSRRDSVLLSLHPHNDRGTGIAAAELGYQAGADRIEGCLFGNGERTGNVDLVALGMNLFSQGIDPQIDFSDLDYIKRTVEHCNQLPVHERHPWGGELVYTAFSGSHQDAINKGLNALREEAAKAGAEVDAHPWEVPYLPIDPKDVGRSYEAVIRVNSQSGKGGVAYIMKTEHQLDLPRKMQIEFSKLVQARTDSDGGEVTPDQMWAVFSDEYLGARTPLELVRQRLDGEAGDETISATVVVDGDEREITGRGNGPIAAFVDALSTVGYDVRVMDYSEHALTAGDDALAAAYLECAVGDDVLWGVAIDSSTVKASLHAIVSAVNRASR is encoded by the coding sequence ATGAGCATTCCCCCTGAACCTCAGACCCCGATCTCCAACCGCGTCCGCAGGCCCTCGCGCCCGGCGCCCGCCGACCAGCAGCCCTGGAACCCCCAGCTCGGCAGCTCGATGCCGTTCCACCGCTACCGCCCGTTCCACGAGCTGGTCGAGGACGTGCGCCTGCCCGACCGCACCTGGCCGGACAACCGGATCACCCGGGCCCCGCTGTGGTGCGCGGTCGACCTGCGCGACGGCAACCAGGCACTGATCGACCCGATGTCGCCCGCGCGCAAGCGCCGAATGTTCGACCTGCTGGTGCGGATGGGCTTCAAGGAGATCGAGGTCGGCTTCCCGGCGGCCAGCCAGACCGACTTCGACTTCGTCCGCGAGATCATCGAGGACGGCGCGGTACCCGACGACGTGCGCATCCAGGTGCTCACCCAGTGCCGCCCGGAGCTGATCGAGCGCACCTTCGCGGCCCTGGAGGGCGCGGCGAAGGCGGTCGTGCACATCTACAACTCCACCTCGATCCTCCAGCGCCGCGTGGTGTTCCGCGAGGAGCGCGAGGGCATCAAGAAGATCGCCACCATGGGCGCGGAGATGGCCCTGGAGTTCGCGGGCAAGTACCCCGACACCGACTTCCGCTTCCAGTACTCGCCGGAGTCCTACACCGGCACGGAGCTGTCCTACGCGGCCGAGGTCTGCGACGCGGTCACCGAGATCTGGCAGCCGACGCCCGAGCGGCCGGTCATCCTGAACCTGCCCGCGACCGTCGAGATGGCGACCCCCAACGTCTACGCCGACTCGATCGAGTGGATGCACCGCAACCTGTCCCGCCGCGACTCGGTGCTGCTGTCTCTGCACCCGCACAACGACCGCGGCACCGGCATCGCCGCCGCGGAGCTGGGCTACCAGGCGGGCGCGGACCGCATCGAGGGCTGCCTGTTCGGCAACGGCGAGCGCACCGGCAACGTCGACCTGGTCGCGCTGGGCATGAACCTGTTCAGCCAGGGCATCGACCCGCAGATCGACTTCTCCGACCTGGACTACATCAAGCGGACCGTCGAGCACTGCAACCAGCTGCCGGTGCACGAGCGGCACCCGTGGGGCGGCGAGCTGGTCTACACGGCGTTCTCCGGCAGCCACCAGGACGCGATCAACAAGGGCCTGAACGCGCTGCGAGAGGAGGCCGCCAAGGCGGGCGCCGAGGTCGACGCGCACCCGTGGGAGGTCCCGTACCTGCCGATCGACCCGAAGGACGTCGGCCGCAGCTACGAGGCCGTGATCCGGGTGAACTCGCAGTCCGGCAAGGGCGGCGTCGCCTACATCATGAAGACCGAGCACCAGCTCGACCTGCCCCGCAAGATGCAGATCGAGTTCTCCAAGCTGGTGCAGGCGCGCACCGACTCGGACGGCGGCGAGGTCACGCCGGACCAGATGTGGGCGGTGTTCTCCGACGAGTACCTGGGGGCGCGGACGCCGCTGGAGCTGGTGCGCCAGCGCCTCGACGGCGAGGCGGGCGACGAGACGATCAGCGCGACGGTGGTCGTGGACGGCGACGAGCGCGAGATCACCGGCCGCGGCAACGGCCCGATCGCGGCGTTCGTCGACGCGCTGAGCACGGTCGGCTACGACGTGCGGGTCATGGACTACAGCGAGCACGCCCTGACCGCCGGTGACGACGCCCTCGCCGCTGCCTACCTGGAGTGCGCGGTCGGCGACGACGTCCTGTGGGGCGTTGCCATCGACAGCTCGACGGTGAAGGCGTCGCTGCACGCCATCGTGTCGGCGGTCAACCGCGCCAGCCGCTGA
- a CDS encoding alpha/beta fold hydrolase, with protein sequence MAGEFSYRAGDGVLLHATAVGDGPTVVLLHGGGPDHRSLLPLARRLADRSALVVPDVRGYGRSVCADPASHTWARYADDVVDLLDHLGVDRAVVGGTGLGATVAMRTAAAHADRVAGTVLISVEDIEDDEAKRAETAFMDAFAERVRTEGVEAAWEPILPALAPVIGGLVRDAIPRSDPASVAAAAAIGRDRSFRTVEEVAAVTAPTLVFPGIDERHPTALAARIAEVMPRARLVPAAFSADLRTADDLAAAVASALSEFLADLRRGRL encoded by the coding sequence ATGGCGGGCGAGTTCAGCTACCGCGCCGGCGACGGTGTGCTCCTGCACGCGACCGCTGTCGGCGACGGGCCGACGGTCGTCCTGCTCCACGGCGGAGGACCGGACCACCGCAGCCTGCTGCCGCTCGCCCGCCGCCTGGCCGACCGCAGCGCCTTGGTCGTGCCCGACGTGCGCGGTTACGGCCGGTCGGTCTGCGCCGACCCCGCCAGCCACACCTGGGCCCGCTACGCCGACGACGTGGTCGACCTGCTCGACCACCTCGGCGTCGACCGCGCGGTGGTCGGCGGCACCGGCCTGGGCGCGACCGTCGCCATGAGGACCGCCGCGGCCCACGCCGACCGGGTGGCAGGCACCGTCCTGATCAGCGTCGAGGACATCGAGGACGACGAGGCGAAGCGCGCCGAGACCGCCTTCATGGACGCCTTCGCCGAGCGCGTGCGGACCGAGGGGGTCGAGGCGGCGTGGGAGCCGATCCTGCCTGCGCTCGCGCCGGTCATCGGCGGGCTGGTCCGCGACGCCATACCGCGGTCGGACCCCGCGAGCGTCGCGGCCGCCGCGGCGATCGGACGCGACCGGTCGTTCCGCACCGTGGAGGAGGTCGCCGCGGTCACCGCGCCGACGCTGGTCTTCCCCGGGATCGACGAGCGCCACCCGACCGCGCTCGCGGCCAGGATCGCCGAGGTCATGCCCAGGGCGAGACTGGTGCCCGCGGCGTTCTCCGCCGATCTCCGCACGGCCGACGACCTCGCCGCGGCGGTCGCTTCGGCCCTCTCGGAGTTCCTGGCCGACCTCCGCCGCGGGCGCCTCTGA
- a CDS encoding aminotransferase class V-fold PLP-dependent enzyme, which translates to MRYELPPGLIRLDGNSGGAAPSRTSARLRKFAEHRWMESCARRFAPDWELEARTCAAKLARLIGAGECELTVAETTSVNLFKALVAASRLRPEQPALAVGRDCFASDHYLARSAAAYTGTELLLFDDLAELPFDRLAVVALSHTDVRSGAVRDPVATTAALHEQGVLVLWELSESAGALDVDLHAWNADLAVGCGHRYLGGGPGAPAYWFVAERHQRELGGRDRSCDGVLTQTASGFSGAPSTLALSELRNGLSMLDGVSGAELEAKTNGLVSLFVDRLLRAPGVEIVPPRRGRRRGPQVSLRHPRAQLVVAELFARGVVVDFVDPDVLRFSFAPSWLRYIDVWEAAEVVREVLEQLDREG; encoded by the coding sequence GTGCGCTACGAGCTTCCCCCTGGCCTGATCCGGCTCGACGGCAACAGCGGTGGCGCGGCTCCGAGCAGGACCAGCGCCCGGCTCCGCAAGTTCGCCGAGCACCGCTGGATGGAGAGCTGCGCACGCCGCTTCGCCCCGGACTGGGAGCTGGAGGCGCGCACGTGCGCCGCGAAGCTGGCCCGCCTCATCGGGGCCGGCGAGTGCGAGCTGACCGTGGCCGAGACGACGTCGGTCAACCTGTTCAAGGCGCTGGTGGCGGCCTCCCGGCTGCGCCCGGAGCAGCCCGCGTTGGCCGTCGGCCGGGACTGCTTCGCCAGTGACCACTACCTCGCCCGCTCCGCGGCCGCCTACACCGGAACCGAGCTGCTGCTGTTCGACGACCTGGCGGAGCTGCCCTTCGACCGGCTTGCGGTGGTGGCCCTGTCGCACACCGACGTCCGGTCCGGAGCGGTGCGCGACCCGGTGGCCACGACGGCGGCCCTGCACGAGCAGGGCGTGCTGGTGCTGTGGGAGCTCAGCGAGTCGGCCGGTGCGCTCGACGTCGACCTGCACGCCTGGAACGCCGACCTCGCCGTCGGCTGCGGCCACCGCTACCTCGGCGGCGGCCCCGGCGCACCGGCCTACTGGTTCGTCGCCGAACGCCACCAGCGTGAGCTGGGCGGGCGCGACCGCAGCTGCGACGGCGTGCTCACCCAGACCGCGTCGGGCTTCAGCGGAGCGCCGTCGACGCTGGCGCTGTCGGAGCTGCGAAACGGGCTGTCGATGCTGGACGGGGTGTCCGGCGCCGAGCTGGAAGCCAAGACCAACGGGCTGGTCTCGCTGTTCGTCGACCGGCTGCTGCGCGCGCCCGGCGTCGAGATCGTGCCGCCCAGACGCGGCAGGCGGCGCGGGCCGCAGGTGAGCCTTCGCCACCCGCGGGCCCAGCTCGTGGTGGCCGAGCTGTTCGCGAGGGGCGTGGTGGTCGACTTCGTCGACCCGGACGTGCTGCGCTTCAGCTTCGCGCCGTCGTGGCTGCGCTACATAGACGTGTGGGAGGCCGCCGAGGTCGTCCGCGAGGTGCTGGAGCAGCTCGACCGCGAGGGCTGA
- a CDS encoding nitroreductase family protein, with product MTADERAHARSAEPGSPAGPAESAKPADSSVPLHPLIAERWSPRALDPAVELTDEQFTALFEAARWAPSWGNTQPARYIAGRRGEGTFDRIHATLSRGNRGWTEPAAALAIGVARVVGDEGEPMPYGEYGLGLASQNLVLQAVAEGLVAHQMAGFDRDAARAEFAIPGEFEPMVAIAVGGYGSPAELPERLQAKEAAPRARKPLSELVFTDTWGEALF from the coding sequence ATGACCGCTGACGAACGCGCGCACGCCCGCTCCGCCGAGCCCGGGAGCCCGGCCGGTCCCGCGGAGTCGGCCAAACCCGCGGACTCCTCGGTCCCCCTGCACCCGCTGATCGCCGAGCGCTGGAGCCCGCGGGCGCTGGACCCGGCGGTGGAGCTGACCGACGAGCAGTTCACCGCGCTGTTCGAGGCGGCGCGCTGGGCCCCCTCGTGGGGCAACACGCAGCCGGCGCGCTACATCGCGGGCAGGCGGGGCGAGGGCACCTTCGACCGCATCCACGCCACGCTCTCGCGCGGCAACCGCGGCTGGACCGAACCCGCGGCGGCGCTGGCCATCGGCGTGGCGCGGGTGGTCGGCGACGAGGGCGAGCCGATGCCCTACGGCGAGTACGGGCTGGGGCTGGCCAGCCAGAACCTGGTGCTGCAGGCCGTGGCCGAGGGGCTGGTCGCGCACCAGATGGCCGGTTTCGACCGCGACGCGGCGCGCGCGGAGTTCGCGATCCCGGGCGAGTTCGAGCCTATGGTGGCCATCGCGGTCGGCGGCTACGGCTCGCCCGCGGAGCTGCCGGAGCGGCTGCAGGCCAAGGAGGCCGCGCCACGCGCCCGCAAGCCGCTGTCCGAGCTGGTGTTCACCGACACCTGGGGCGAGGCGCTGTTCTGA
- a CDS encoding glycosyltransferase family 39 protein, which yields MPTSPGALDPQRRNTAETVRNQQKRPGDHWPAAVRDALREHRRGLLLVAPGVVYLAIRFFGLLVLAWLSAANDESLSDNLGAWDGEWYLEIAEHGYGGVDPGMVDGFGNRYPETPLAFFPGYPLLVRLVGLLPGVSMLGAAITVSLACGVVAAYGLARIGRRFGGSEGTGLLLVVLFAAAPMSVVLSMAYSEALFCALSIWALIGVVERKWLLAGLCCAGAGLVRPTAAALIAVVGLAALIAIVRRRELWRPLLAMLLAPAGMLAYVGWVGLQTGKPGGYFDLQQRGWSSAFDGGARTSEFVVETLTSDKSVLETFTAWIVLAALVLFVLCLRYRMAWPLVAFAAAVLVLDLGSDGLMYSKVRLMLPAFPLLVPVAIGLANRRTTTAVCTAVLLVCFGSWFGAYSLTAWPYAM from the coding sequence GTGCCCACCTCCCCGGGAGCCCTGGACCCGCAGCGGCGCAACACCGCGGAAACAGTCCGCAACCAGCAGAAACGTCCCGGTGACCACTGGCCCGCCGCCGTCCGGGATGCGCTGCGCGAACACCGCCGCGGACTGCTCCTGGTGGCCCCGGGTGTGGTTTACCTCGCAATCCGGTTCTTCGGCCTGCTGGTGCTGGCGTGGCTGTCGGCGGCCAATGACGAATCTCTCTCCGACAACCTCGGCGCCTGGGACGGCGAGTGGTACCTGGAGATCGCCGAGCACGGCTACGGCGGGGTCGACCCGGGCATGGTCGACGGGTTCGGCAACCGCTACCCGGAGACACCGCTGGCGTTCTTCCCCGGCTACCCGCTGCTGGTGCGGCTGGTCGGCCTGCTCCCGGGCGTGAGCATGCTCGGCGCGGCGATCACGGTGAGCCTGGCGTGCGGCGTGGTGGCCGCCTACGGCCTGGCCCGGATCGGCAGGCGCTTCGGCGGCTCGGAGGGAACCGGGCTGCTGCTGGTGGTGCTGTTCGCGGCGGCGCCGATGTCGGTCGTGCTGTCCATGGCCTACTCGGAGGCGCTGTTCTGCGCGCTGTCCATCTGGGCGCTGATCGGCGTCGTCGAGCGCAAGTGGCTGCTGGCCGGTCTGTGCTGCGCCGGGGCCGGGCTGGTGCGGCCGACCGCGGCCGCGCTGATCGCCGTGGTCGGGCTCGCGGCCCTGATCGCCATCGTCCGGCGGCGGGAGCTGTGGCGGCCGCTGCTGGCGATGCTGCTCGCGCCCGCCGGGATGCTCGCCTACGTCGGCTGGGTCGGGTTGCAGACCGGCAAGCCCGGCGGCTACTTCGACCTCCAGCAGCGCGGCTGGTCGTCGGCCTTCGACGGCGGCGCGCGGACCTCGGAGTTCGTCGTCGAGACGCTGACCTCCGACAAGTCGGTGCTGGAGACCTTCACCGCCTGGATAGTGCTGGCCGCGCTGGTGCTGTTCGTGCTGTGCCTGCGCTACCGGATGGCGTGGCCGCTGGTGGCGTTCGCCGCGGCGGTGCTGGTGCTCGACCTCGGCTCGGACGGGCTGATGTACTCCAAGGTCCGGCTGATGCTGCCGGCGTTCCCGCTGCTGGTACCGGTGGCCATCGGACTGGCCAACCGGCGCACGACGACGGCGGTCTGCACGGCGGTGCTGCTGGTCTGCTTCGGGTCCTGGTTCGGGGCCTACTCTCTGACCGCATGGCCCTACGCGATGTGA